Genomic window (Phragmites australis chromosome 5, lpPhrAust1.1, whole genome shotgun sequence):
CTTCCGCTGCAGAATATCCCAAcattgttgctgctgctgaccTTGGAGGCAGCGTTCTTACCGGTATCAATGGGAATCCCCTTGGTGTCATCGCACGGCAGCTTGGATTCCCACTCCACAAGGTGCGGGACAAATGCCCACTTTATCTTCCTGATGGTCGCCCAGTTGACCCTGACATGGACGCCCGTGTTGAGGCTGCCTTTAATCAGCTCCTCGATAAAGTTTGCCAGTTGAGGCAGGTGATCTCAGATGGCGTGCCGCACGGTGTTGATGTGTCACTGGGCATGGCACTTGAGACATTCCGGGCGGCACATGGTGTTGCAGCTGAGCCAGAAGAAAGGATGCTTCTGGACTGGCATCTGGCAAACCTGGAGTATGCCAATGCTGCCCCTCTTGCTGATCTTTCCATGGCCTTTTGGGACCAGGATGATCCATACGAAATGGGCGGAGACCACTGTTTTATTCCTGGTGGGAATTCTCAATTTGTACGTGCCCTTGTTGATGGCACCCCCATATTCTATGGGCAGAATGTGCGAAGGATACATTATGGGTGCGATGGTGTGATGGTGCATACTGATAAGCAGGCGTTTCGTGGTGATATGGTGCTCTGCACAGTTCCTCTTGGCGTGCTCAAGAAGGGTGACATCAAGTTCGTGCCTGAACTGCCAGCTCAGAAGAAAGAGGCCATCCAAAGATTGGGTTTTGGGTTGCTTAACAAGGTTGTGATGTTGTTCCCCTACGATTTCTGGGATGGCAGGATCGATACATTTGGTCACTTGACAGAGGACTCTGGTCAGCGTGGTGAGTTCTTCCTGTTCTATAGTTATTCTTCTGTCTCAGGAGGGCCATTGCTCATTGCCCTTGTTGCTGGGGAGTCTGCTGTCAAGTTTGAGCAGGCATCACCAATGGAAAATGTGGAGAAGGTGCTTGACACACTTAGGAAAATCTTTTCACCCAAGGGGATCGAGGTTCCAAACCCATTGCAGGCAATATGCACTCGATGGGGCACTGACAGATTTACATACGGATCATACTCATATGTGGCTATTGGGGCTTCTGGTGATGATTATGACATTTTGGCTGAGAGTGTGCTCGATAGAGTTTTCTTTGCTGGGGAGGCAACAAATAGGCGGTACCCTGCAACAATGCATGGGGCCCTGCTTAGTGGGTACACGGAGGCTGCCAAAATTTTAAGAGCAGCTAGAAGAAGGGCAAAAAAGGTGGACTCACCTGAGAAAATGGATGTTAGTGTTGAAATCAAAATGGATATTAATGGTGAAGTCAAAATGGATGTTAACGGTGAAGTCAGAGACATTGTTAAAGATGACAAGATTGATTTGGATGATCTCTTCCGTTCTCCTGATGCTGCCTTTGGGGGTTTCTCAGTTCTCTATGACCCATGTACCACTGAACCTGATTCAGTCTCATTGTTGCGTGTTGGAATTGGTGCTAGAAAGTTAGGCTCTGGTTCACTTTTCCTGTATGGCTTAATAATGAGAAAGAATGTAGCTGAGTTAGTTGCAATTGAGGGCGATGAGCAACGGTTGAGTACGATGTACC
Coding sequences:
- the LOC133919824 gene encoding lysine-specific histone demethylase 1 homolog 1-like — translated: MEESGEAQPPPPPHTEAAEATEQPSPVPMDQDEDREAAAEPMEDGDAAAADASESADPMEDGEAAGGAAAAVEPMEDDAPTSSPTPSAPSATAAVDDSTIARKRRRLKKQFPGMIPTAGVRVLRGSSSSAPSAAHLSGVPRRRGRPPTSSSLRLARELDSEALIALAAGFPADSLSEDEIAAAVLPRIGGADQANYLVVRNHIVALWRSNPLSYVAANAALSSIRSEHAPLVAAAHSFLSDHAYINFGLAPSVLSLPPRLPPSFPPPSVLIVGAGLAGLAAARHLISLGFKVAVIEGRLRPGGRVFTKTLRSSAAEYPNIVAAADLGGSVLTGINGNPLGVIARQLGFPLHKVRDKCPLYLPDGRPVDPDMDARVEAAFNQLLDKVCQLRQVISDGVPHGVDVSLGMALETFRAAHGVAAEPEERMLLDWHLANLEYANAAPLADLSMAFWDQDDPYEMGGDHCFIPGGNSQFVRALVDGTPIFYGQNVRRIHYGCDGVMVHTDKQAFRGDMVLCTVPLGVLKKGDIKFVPELPAQKKEAIQRLGFGLLNKVVMLFPYDFWDGRIDTFGHLTEDSGQRGEFFLFYSYSSVSGGPLLIALVAGESAVKFEQASPMENVEKVLDTLRKIFSPKGIEVPNPLQAICTRWGTDRFTYGSYSYVAIGASGDDYDILAESVLDRVFFAGEATNRRYPATMHGALLSGYTEAAKILRAARRRAKKVDSPEKMDVSVEIKMDINGEVKMDVNGEVRDIVKDDKIDLDDLFRSPDAAFGGFSVLYDPCTTEPDSVSLLRVGIGARKLGSGSLFLYGLIMRKNVAELVAIEGDEQRLSTMYRDFGTKLVGLDSLGDAGESLISRIKAAARK